A segment of the Nasonia vitripennis strain AsymCx chromosome 2, Nvit_psr_1.1, whole genome shotgun sequence genome:
TCTGATTTTAAATTACGTTGTAAATTCCAAGTAATATCAATTGCACAGAAAAATTCTTTTGTAGActatttgaaatatatatatatatatatatatatatatatatgtatatcacTTTTTTAAGCCGTGAAATCTGGCGAATCAAGTTAACTACATTCAAATAATTCTTATTTGAGTGAGATGTAtgatatataattaaatttttcttctaGATTTAGCTTATCTCACATTGCAACCTATAACTAATGAAGGTGTCAACTATCAGATCATTCATTTATATTCACTATCAATTGTTTATTGTGCATttaaaatcataataattgattccatgtttatatttattactaatcatttttttataaacaatttaaatGACAttcttatttacaataatGTAGTATTAATGTACTAGGATTTTATATTGTATGCTTCCTAATAAGAAACCGTTTTgttttctataaaaaatttacatttttagaTCATTATTTAGTTTTGATCTTGCTCTTGAATTTAGTTTGACATATCTATGTATATtcaaattgattaaaaatacttaaatagTATTCATCTATTTTATTGAAGCATTGAGTTTCAACGGTGACTTAATTATCAATTGAATAGCCTATTtacattaaaggaaaattACTTTGTAACCTTTttagattattttttattttccactatatttcttaaaatattaagaacttttatataaaaaaaactacaaaaaatcagtatgtatatatatatttgtatatacatGCAAAAACAGATTTTCATACAAAGTATTTTTCCCATAGTTATTACTTGCATAATTCCATTATTagcgttttttctttattatatataaaaatttgtataaccttattttcataatatacatatacaataaGATTGAACGCACCTGTGCCAgccattattattaaatatttataaatttcaatacGACACAAACGTAAATGAAGTTTCTAGTTTAATGCAgtaacagaaaaaaaagaaaaacagttaaagtcaaattttttacataataatggagaaaataatataattctaAGTCTAACTAGATTCAAGGCTTAGTTTTTTACACTTtgtttttcaacaaaaaatataataataatattaaaaaacaatattaaaattttataaatttttatacatctcttgttgcgttttttttctttgaaaatataaaatcctAGATTGTACCTCACTACTCTAGAAGTACAATACTTTTATGAAACTAATATagcattatatatattatatcattATTTGTATAATTGAATGCACTGtccattttataaattataaataaatttaaaaattaaaatgccagtGAAACGTCGGATACTGAAACATCAATTAATAAAACATGTGTATTTTTAATCTAAAACACAGATGATCTTATCCAATTTGTaagtttctttcttttttacattatacttCAAAGCCATTTATAACTTTAATGCACTTATTGGCTAAAAAGTATTACTTTGTTGTATATTCTCGCAATAgttgaaagtttttatttacatacaaTACACGGACACTTTGCGACGTGCTCAGCCTTTTCCATTTAACGGTCAAACTTTTAAATTTCTCATTTGTCAAGCTCCAATGCAGCATATTGTTCCTCATCAACTTCAGTCATCATCAAATTTCCATCTGGTAATAACAAGACAACTCTTCTCGTTCCACCTATgagtaaaaaattgtttttacgaTATTAAATAAGAACGAAAGTCATTCAACAAAAGGGAAAATACAAATAGCAAAATTACCTGGTGTAGGTTCATCAGCCTGAATAACTTGAGCAACAACTTGTGCCTGGTTTTCACTGTCCTCCTGTCCTGTAGCAACGACCGTGTTAGTACTGTCCATGATGGACATAACCATCTGCTGATTATCGGCAGTGCCAACTTCAGCACCTTCGACTGTACCGTCAGTGCCCTCTTTCACGTAGAACTGAGGTGTTAGATTCACTTGGTCGGGCATCAGCTGGGCCACGGCCTCAGCGACTGCGTGATCGAGCGTGAGCACAGAGCCGTCCTCTCCAGCTTGTTGCTCTGTCGTTACGTACACACACTGCTGTTCGCCATCAGGACCACGCGTTACTAGCAGCGTCTGTCCATCTTCTGCTTGACCCGTAACTTGGTACACGACTCCGTCATCTCCAGTTATCGTCACCAGTCCACCACTTTCTTCCATTTTGACGTTTGTTCCCGCCGTTGTCGCCTCCGTTGTGGCGATTTCTGTCGAGCCAGTGATCATCTCCTCTTTTGTTACATCAGGTAGAATCGCAGTCTCAGTCGATGGTATCGCTTCAAGCCCCGTAGGTTCTGCGGTCGTTGTCGTTGTCGCTGTTGTGACCACAGCTGTGGCTGGAACTGTGGGCACTACACCAACTGTTGTTGTAGTTACCGCCGTTGTTTCGGGCATAGCGATTGGCGGCACGTTCACAACAACACCACCGGTACTTGTCGTCTGTACCTCGATAGAAGGGTCATCAAGACAAGGCAGATCAGGTCCTGGCACCACAACGCCCGCGTTTAAAGTAATGGGAGTGGGGTCATTCGCCTGCACAATGGTACCGGTTGTGCCACCTGGACTCATCTCCACGCGCACAATACCGCCCGTAGCGTCCGTAAGCGAATCCAGGTTGGGCAACACAAGCTCAGCCGAATTGTCGTTGGCATTGGAGCTACTGGTGATGATACCGTCGGCAGTGACTGTCGTCCCCGTAGCCGAAACCTGTACAATGGCCATAGGCGTGGGTGCAGGTGCCGGTTCCGGTTCCGGTTCCGGCTGATCTAAGGGTTCGCCATCGGGACCTATGATTCGTCCGGTATGTGGGCAAAGAGTAAACTGCCTTGGAGGACTGTCGGGCTCGGCAGGCTGAGCTGGTTCTGCAGGTACTGGCGGGAAATCCGGTTCTCCTTCACTGCTACTCTCTTCAGACTCGATCTCGTGGAATTCCATGTGCAGGCCATCCGTCTCGGCAAGCTTGCTCTCTTTTGGCTTGTTGGCCGTAGACGTGGTGTCGGGCAGCCTACCTTTAGGCCGCGCACCTCCTCTTGCGGCAGTTGTCGAGCCACCTCTTGCTCCACTCTTAGCTAGTACACCAGCCTGCTCAGCTACCTTCCTCCTGGCCATCATCATTTTCTGCTGGGGTGTGATAAGAGACTGGTTTCTGCTGACGGGCGTCGTTTTGATAATGGGTCGCGTTGCTTGAGCGGGGCTCACTACCGTCTTTTGGATGACCTTGCCCTGCTGATTCATCACCGTGATCTTGGGCTTGATGCTCGTGAGAGTGTTTGGCGATGAAACCTGAACGATTGTGGACGTCGGCGTAGTACGCTTTTGTTGGATAATTTGCTTTGGCGGGGGTGCCCTTATCGGCGTGCGTGTTTGTGTGATGCTTACTACGTTGCTACTCGACGGCGTGGAGGAGCGTATACCTGCAGGTCTCGGGAGCAACGGCCGTCCGTCTGCGGTGCGTTGGCCCGTCGGTCTTACGGCTGACGTCACTCTCTGGGTCTGTATTCCTAGGGGGCTGGGGACTGCTGTAACGAGGTGAATTTGTTGCATTTGATTAGGATCGGGCTTGGGCTGAATCTTAATAGGCTCGTTCTTAGGCGCTGTAACTGCACCTGTTTTTGCCGGCGTGGACTTAGGCACGACCTTCATTTGGGTCACGACTTGTGTGCCATCGGCCTTGGAGGTCACTTTGACCGGAGTTATGGAATTAGAATGTAACGCACCCGCTGAAACGATCTGCTTTCTCATGACGCCATCACGATTTTGGACCATCAAAACGCCGCTGTTGGCCGACTGATTTGGACCCTTCACAGATATCTTGTTTGTCGGCGAGGAGTCTAGTTTGATGATGCCGTCTTTTCGATGCACTATGTACACATTAGATTGCGGTTGGGCGTTGGTTGCTTTCGTATTCACAATATTCTTATTTGCAAGCATACTATTAGCTAGGTCGGTGCCGGTCATTGGGCCACTCGACCGATTCGAACCATTGGATTGTGCGTTTGCTCGGCTAAAAGCACGCTGGATTACATCGCTGCGCCCCATCACCACCTTGTCTTCTTCGGATTCAGCCGTCCAGTCGTCGTCACCGCTAGTATCATGCTTGCTGCGTTTTATTGTATTCACGTTGCCTACACTACCCATGCCACCATCGTCGTCTGAATCACTATCCGTGAAGGCGATTTTCCGTTTGCCAAGTACTATTGAAAACAATCAATCATATTATTTCGTggcattaaaataatttatttaaaatatttctgagaTTAATAAAGCTGAAGAATCGTTTAAATGGCACTTACAATCATTGTCTTCGTCTTTCATTGATCCACACCATTGTTTCACTTGGTCCAATGCTTTAGATTTACTTGACCGCATTGGCCGCCTACAAAAAAGTGTACTGATTAGCATAAGATAtggcttttatttttctaaactATTTAAAACTAGATCTATCATACCCAGCTTGAGCAGCCGAACTTGGTCCTGCTTTAGAGTTATCAACTTTTACGATCTTTTGTGCCATGTTCATTTGGTTAGCTCGATTAATAGATTTAGCTACTTGTTGAGCTTTCAGCTCTTTCTGTTTGGCAAGATTTTGTTCAAATTCGTCCATTAACTGTTTACATGTCACGCTGACGTGCGTCACTTCTTCCCATGTATTGTGTTCACTGTAATTTATTGAGTTTTGAAGATTCATTTATGACTAACATTATTATAATACTTAAAATTTGAAggaaaaaagataaaaactcACTGCGCATATCCTTCCCACTTGAGCAAATACTCGTAAACTTTTTTCTTTGGATTAAACCGTTTTGCCAGAATTTTCTCAACAGCATATTCTTCGCCACTGGATTCAGCATTATTCTCACCAGCATCACTTGTCTTTTCCTATTCGAaatttattcaataaattGCAGGTGCAAACTTGGATTGACACATAcgttaaattttgtttttaccttTGGCTTGATGGAAGGTTTCAGCTTAACCTTGCCTTTGTTGTCAGTAGGttctgttttaattttaatatcagGCTTAAATTCTTTCTTTTCAGGACTCTCGGGTTGTccatttcttattattttacgtacaACAACAGTTTTACCCCCTATAATCAAAGGTTCCACAAATGAATTATTCACTTTGTAATTTCTACATGACTTTGGTAGACATCTAATGATGTTTTTAAGAAACTCACCATCTGTTGTGATATTACCTTGTTGACGTGGTACTTCTTGCATCTTTGTATTACTTATTTTCGTGAAAGTCTGAATGGTCTTGCCAGCTGTTATCCAGCAATCTCTAACATGCGTATCCATCTTGCACCATTTCTGGTAGAGCTTCCATGAATTATCCTTGTCTGGACTATCTTGTTGTATTTGCGTATCTTTCCAGAGCAAAAATGCCCATACTTGTGCCTTTTGCTCATTCTACAAATATCATTCATAATTTTACCATAaagtaagaaaaaattattctggATTAATGGTTTATTGCTCTGCAACTTACATTGCTATTTTCTCTGAACGAAGAAACTTTAGAACACGCTCCTTCCTTAGAACGATGCTCTTGGAATTCATCAACAAAATGAAAGACAGAATGGCACTGGCCGCAAACCAGTACATCTAACCTTCCCATTTCTTGTTG
Coding sequences within it:
- the LOC100114613 gene encoding uncharacterized protein LOC100114613 isoform X1 yields the protein MEGGDGGDGSTPIRVNSTAIKAAQQEMGRLDVLVCGQCHSVFHFVDEFQEHRSKEGACSKVSSFRENSNNEQKAQVWAFLLWKDTQIQQDSPDKDNSWKLYQKWCKMDTHVRDCWITAGKTIQTFTKISNTKMQEVPRQQGNITTDGGKTVVVRKIIRNGQPESPEKKEFKPDIKIKTEPTDNKGKVKLKPSIKPKEKTSDAGENNAESSGEEYAVEKILAKRFNPKKKVYEYLLKWEGYAHEHNTWEEVTHVSVTCKQLMDEFEQNLAKQKELKAQQVAKSINRANQMNMAQKIVKVDNSKAGPSSAAQAGRPMRSSKSKALDQVKQWCGSMKDEDNDLLGKRKIAFTDSDSDDDGGMGSVGNVNTIKRSKHDTSGDDDWTAESEEDKVVMGRSDVIQRAFSRANAQSNGSNRSSGPMTGTDLANSMLANKNIVNTKATNAQPQSNVYIVHRKDGIIKLDSSPTNKISVKGPNQSANSGVLMVQNRDGVMRKQIVSAGALHSNSITPVKVTSKADGTQVVTQMKVVPKSTPAKTGAVTAPKNEPIKIQPKPDPNQMQQIHLVTAVPSPLGIQTQRVTSAVRPTGQRTADGRPLLPRPAGIRSSTPSSSNVVSITQTRTPIRAPPPKQIIQQKRTTPTSTIVQVSSPNTLTSIKPKITVMNQQGKVIQKTVVSPAQATRPIIKTTPVSRNQSLITPQQKMMMARRKVAEQAGVLAKSGARGGSTTAARGGARPKGRLPDTTSTANKPKESKLAETDGLHMEFHEIESEESSSEGEPDFPPVPAEPAQPAEPDSPPRQFTLCPHTGRIIGPDGEPLDQPEPEPEPAPAPTPMAIVQVSATGTTVTADGIITSSSNANDNSAELVLPNLDSLTDATGGIVRVEMSPGGTTGTIVQANDPTPITLNAGVVVPGPDLPCLDDPSIEVQTTSTGGVVVNVPPIAMPETTAVTTTTVGVVPTVPATAVVTTATTTTTAEPTGLEAIPSTETAILPDVTKEEMITGSTEIATTEATTAGTNVKMEESGGLVTITGDDGVVYQVTGQAEDGQTLLVTRGPDGEQQCVYVTTEQQAGEDGSVLTLDHAVAEAVAQLMPDQVNLTPQFYVKEGTDGTVEGAEVGTADNQQMVMSIMDSTNTVVATGQEDSENQAQVVAQVIQADEPTPGGTRRVVLLLPDGNLMMTEVDEEQYAALELDK
- the LOC100114613 gene encoding uncharacterized protein LOC100114613 isoform X7, whose protein sequence is MEGGDGGDGSTPIRVNSTAIKAAQQEMGRLDVLVCGQCHSVFHFVDEFQEHRSKEGACSKVSSFRENSNNEQKAQVWAFLLWKDTQIQQDSPDKDNSWKLYQKWCKMDTHVRDCWITAGKTIQTFTKISNTKMQEVPRQQGGKTVVVRKIIRNGQPESPEKKEFKPDIKIKTEPTDNKGKVKLKPSIKPKEKTSDAGENNAESSGEEYAVEKILAKRFNPKKKVYEYLLKWEGYAHEHNTWEEVTHVSVTCKQLMDEFEQNLAKQKELKAQQVAKSINRANQMNMAQKIVKVDNSKAGPSSAAQAGRPMRSSKSKALDQVKQWCGSMKDEDNDLLGKRKIAFTDSDSDDDGGMGSVGNVNTIKRSKHDTSGDDDWTAESEEDKVVMGRSDVIQRAFSRANAQSNGSNRSSGPMTGTDLANSMLANKNIVNTKATNAQPQSNVYIVHRKDGIIKLDSSPTNKISVKGPNQSANSGVLMVQNRDGVMRKQIVSAAVPSPLGIQTQRVTSAVRPTGQRTADGRPLLPRPAGIRSSTPSSSNVVSITQTRTPIRAPPPKQIIQQKRTTPTSTIVQVSSPNTLTSIKPKITVMNQQGKVIQKTVVSPAQATRPIIKTTPVSRNQSLITPQQKMMMARRKVAEQAGVLAKSGARGGSTTAARGGARPKGRLPDTTSTANKPKESKLAETDGLHMEFHEIESEESSSEGEPDFPPVPAEPAQPAEPDSPPRQFTLCPHTGRIIGPDGEPLDQPEPEPEPAPAPTPMAIVQVSATGTTVTADGIITSSSNANDNSAELVLPNLDSLTDATGGIVRVEMSPGGTTGTIVQANDPTPITLNAGVVVPGPDLPCLDDPSIEVQTTSTGGVVVNVPPIAMPETTAVTTTTVGVVPTVPATAVVTTATTTTTAEPTGLEAIPSTETAILPDVTKEEMITGSTEIATTEATTAGTNVKMEESGGLVTITGDDGVVYQVTGQAEDGQTLLVTRGPDGEQQCVYVTTEQQAGEDGSVLTLDHAVAEAVAQLMPDQVNLTPQFYVKEGTDGTVEGAEVGTADNQQMVMSIMDSTNTVVATGQEDSENQAQVVAQVIQADEPTPGGTRRVVLLLPDGNLMMTEVDEEQYAALELDK
- the LOC100114613 gene encoding uncharacterized protein LOC100114613 isoform X5; the encoded protein is MEGGDGGDGSTPIRVNSTAIKAAQQEMGRLDVLVCGQCHSVFHFVDEFQEHRSKEGACSKVSSFRENSNNEQKAQVWAFLLWKDTQIQQDSPDKDNSWKLYQKWCKMDTHVRDCWITAGKTIQTFTKISNTKMQEVPRQQGNITTDGGKTVVVRKIIRNGQPESPEKKEFKPDIKIKTEPTDNKGKVKLKPSIKPKEKTSDAGENNAESSGEEYAVEKILAKRFNPKKKVYEYLLKWEGYAHEHNTWEEVTHVSVTCKQLMDEFEQNLAKQKELKAQQVAKSINRANQMNMAQKIVKVDNSKAGPSSAAQAGRPMRSSKSKALDQVKQWCGSMKDEDNDLLGKRKIAFTDSDSDDDGGMGSVGNVNTIKRSKHDTSGDDDWTAESEEDKVVMGRSDVIQRAFSRANAQSNGSNRSSGPMTGTDLANSMLANKNIVNTKATNAQPQSNVYIVHRKDGIIKLDSSPTNKISVKGPNQSANSGVLMVQNRDGVMRKQIVSAAVPSPLGIQTQRVTSAVRPTGQRTADGRPLLPRPAGIRSSTPSSSNVVSITQTRTPIRAPPPKQIIQQKRTTPTSTIVQVSSPNTLTSIKPKITVMNQQGKVIQKTVVSPAQATRPIIKTTPVSRNQSLITPQQKMMMARRKVAEQAGVLAKSGARGGSTTAARGGARPKGRLPDTTSTANKPKESKLAETDGLHMEFHEIESEESSSEGEPDFPPVPAEPAQPAEPDSPPRQFTLCPHTGRIIGPDGEPLDQPEPEPEPAPAPTPMAIVQVSATGTTVTADGIITSSSNANDNSAELVLPNLDSLTDATGGIVRVEMSPGGTTGTIVQANDPTPITLNAGVVVPGPDLPCLDDPSIEVQTTSTGGVVVNVPPIAMPETTAVTTTTVGVVPTVPATAVVTTATTTTTAEPTGLEAIPSTETAILPDVTKEEMITGSTEIATTEATTAGTNVKMEESGGLVTITGDDGVVYQVTGQAEDGQTLLVTRGPDGEQQCVYVTTEQQAGEDGSVLTLDHAVAEAVAQLMPDQVNLTPQFYVKEGTDGTVEGAEVGTADNQQMVMSIMDSTNTVVATGQEDSENQAQVVAQVIQADEPTPGGTRRVVLLLPDGNLMMTEVDEEQYAALELDK
- the LOC100114613 gene encoding uncharacterized protein LOC100114613 isoform X4 yields the protein MEGGDGGDGSTPIRVNSTAIKAAQQEMGRLDVLVCGQCHSVFHFVDEFQEHRSKEGACSKVSSFRENSNNEQKAQVWAFLLWKDTQIQQDSPDKDNSWKLYQKWCKMDTHVRDCWITAGKTIQTFTKISNTKMQEVPRQQGNITTDGGKTVVVRKIIRNGQPESPEKKEFKPDIKIKTEPTDNKGKVKLKPSIKPKEKTSDAGENNAESSGEEYAVEKILAKRFNPKKKVYEYLLKWEGYAHEHNTWEEVTHVSVTCKQLMDEFEQNLAKQKELKAQQVAKSINRANQMNMAQKIVKVDNSKAGPSSAAQAGRPMRSSKSKALDQVKQWCGSMKDEDNDLLGKRKIAFTDSDSDDDGGMGSVGNVNTIKRSKHDTSGDDDWTAESEEDKVVMGRSDVIQRAFSRANAQSNGSNRSSGPMTGTDLANSMLANKNIVNTKATNAQPQSNVYIVHRKDGIIKLDSSPTNKISVKGPNQSANSGVLMVQNRDGVMRKQIVSAGALHSNSITPVKVTSKADGTQVVTQMKVVPKSTPAKTVPSPLGIQTQRVTSAVRPTGQRTADGRPLLPRPAGIRSSTPSSSNVVSITQTRTPIRAPPPKQIIQQKRTTPTSTIVQVSSPNTLTSIKPKITVMNQQGKVIQKTVVSPAQATRPIIKTTPVSRNQSLITPQQKMMMARRKVAEQAGVLAKSGARGGSTTAARGGARPKGRLPDTTSTANKPKESKLAETDGLHMEFHEIESEESSSEGEPDFPPVPAEPAQPAEPDSPPRQFTLCPHTGRIIGPDGEPLDQPEPEPEPAPAPTPMAIVQVSATGTTVTADGIITSSSNANDNSAELVLPNLDSLTDATGGIVRVEMSPGGTTGTIVQANDPTPITLNAGVVVPGPDLPCLDDPSIEVQTTSTGGVVVNVPPIAMPETTAVTTTTVGVVPTVPATAVVTTATTTTTAEPTGLEAIPSTETAILPDVTKEEMITGSTEIATTEATTAGTNVKMEESGGLVTITGDDGVVYQVTGQAEDGQTLLVTRGPDGEQQCVYVTTEQQAGEDGSVLTLDHAVAEAVAQLMPDQVNLTPQFYVKEGTDGTVEGAEVGTADNQQMVMSIMDSTNTVVATGQEDSENQAQVVAQVIQADEPTPGGTRRVVLLLPDGNLMMTEVDEEQYAALELDK
- the LOC100114613 gene encoding uncharacterized protein LOC100114613 isoform X3 encodes the protein MEGGDGGDGSTPIRVNSTAIKAAQQEMGRLDVLVCGQCHSVFHFVDEFQEHRSKEGACSKVSSFRENSNNEQKAQVWAFLLWKDTQIQQDSPDKDNSWKLYQKWCKMDTHVRDCWITAGKTIQTFTKISNTKMQEVPRQQGNITTDGGKTVVVRKIIRNGQPESPEKKEFKPDIKIKTEPTDNKGKVKLKPSIKPKEKTSDAGENNAESSGEEYAVEKILAKRFNPKKKVYEYLLKWEGYAHEHNTWEEVTHVSVTCKQLMDEFEQNLAKQKELKAQQVAKSINRANQMNMAQKIVKVDNSKAGPSSAAQAGRPMRSSKSKALDQVKQWCGSMKDEDNDLLGKRKIAFTDSDSDDDGGMGSVGNVNTIKRSKHDTSGDDDWTAESEEDKVVMGRSDVIQRAFSRANAQSNGSNRSSGPMTGTDLANSMLANKNIVNTKATNAQPQSNVYIVHRKDGIIKLDSSPTNKISVKGPNQSANSGVLMVQNRDGVMRKQIVSAGALHSNSITPVKVTSKADGTQVVTQMKVVPKSTPAKTAVPSPLGIQTQRVTSAVRPTGQRTADGRPLLPRPAGIRSSTPSSSNVVSITQTRTPIRAPPPKQIIQQKRTTPTSTIVQVSSPNTLTSIKPKITVMNQQGKVIQKTVVSPAQATRPIIKTTPVSRNQSLITPQQKMMMARRKVAEQAGVLAKSGARGGSTTAARGGARPKGRLPDTTSTANKPKESKLAETDGLHMEFHEIESEESSSEGEPDFPPVPAEPAQPAEPDSPPRQFTLCPHTGRIIGPDGEPLDQPEPEPEPAPAPTPMAIVQVSATGTTVTADGIITSSSNANDNSAELVLPNLDSLTDATGGIVRVEMSPGGTTGTIVQANDPTPITLNAGVVVPGPDLPCLDDPSIEVQTTSTGGVVVNVPPIAMPETTAVTTTTVGVVPTVPATAVVTTATTTTTAEPTGLEAIPSTETAILPDVTKEEMITGSTEIATTEATTAGTNVKMEESGGLVTITGDDGVVYQVTGQAEDGQTLLVTRGPDGEQQCVYVTTEQQAGEDGSVLTLDHAVAEAVAQLMPDQVNLTPQFYVKEGTDGTVEGAEVGTADNQQMVMSIMDSTNTVVATGQEDSENQAQVVAQVIQADEPTPGGTRRVVLLLPDGNLMMTEVDEEQYAALELDK
- the LOC100114613 gene encoding uncharacterized protein LOC100114613 isoform X6, which produces MEGGDGGDGSTPIRVNSTAIKAAQQEMGRLDVLVCGQCHSVFHFVDEFQEHRSKEGACSKVSSFRENSNNEQKAQVWAFLLWKDTQIQQDSPDKDNSWKLYQKWCKMDTHVRDCWITAGKTIQTFTKISNTKMQEVPRQQGNITTDGGKTVVVRKIIRNGQPESPEKKEFKPDIKIKTEPTDNKGKVKLKPSIKPKEKTSDAGENNAESSGEEYAVEKILAKRFNPKKKVYEYLLKWEGYAHEHNTWEEVTHVSVTCKQLMDEFEQNLAKQKELKAQQVAKSINRANQMNMAQKIVKVDNSKAGPSSAAQAGRPMRSSKSKALDQVKQWCGSMKDEDNDLLGKRKIAFTDSDSDDDGGMGSVGNVNTIKRSKHDTSGDDDWTAESEEDKVVMGRSDVIQRAFSRANAQSNGSNRSSGPMTGTDLANSMLANKNIVNTKATNAQPQSNVYIVHRKDGIIKLDSSPTNKISVKGPNQSANSGVLMVQNRDGVMRKQIVSAVPSPLGIQTQRVTSAVRPTGQRTADGRPLLPRPAGIRSSTPSSSNVVSITQTRTPIRAPPPKQIIQQKRTTPTSTIVQVSSPNTLTSIKPKITVMNQQGKVIQKTVVSPAQATRPIIKTTPVSRNQSLITPQQKMMMARRKVAEQAGVLAKSGARGGSTTAARGGARPKGRLPDTTSTANKPKESKLAETDGLHMEFHEIESEESSSEGEPDFPPVPAEPAQPAEPDSPPRQFTLCPHTGRIIGPDGEPLDQPEPEPEPAPAPTPMAIVQVSATGTTVTADGIITSSSNANDNSAELVLPNLDSLTDATGGIVRVEMSPGGTTGTIVQANDPTPITLNAGVVVPGPDLPCLDDPSIEVQTTSTGGVVVNVPPIAMPETTAVTTTTVGVVPTVPATAVVTTATTTTTAEPTGLEAIPSTETAILPDVTKEEMITGSTEIATTEATTAGTNVKMEESGGLVTITGDDGVVYQVTGQAEDGQTLLVTRGPDGEQQCVYVTTEQQAGEDGSVLTLDHAVAEAVAQLMPDQVNLTPQFYVKEGTDGTVEGAEVGTADNQQMVMSIMDSTNTVVATGQEDSENQAQVVAQVIQADEPTPGGTRRVVLLLPDGNLMMTEVDEEQYAALELDK
- the LOC100114613 gene encoding uncharacterized protein LOC100114613 isoform X2, giving the protein MEGGDGGDGSTPIRVNSTAIKAAQQEMGRLDVLVCGQCHSVFHFVDEFQEHRSKEGACSKVSSFRENSNNEQKAQVWAFLLWKDTQIQQDSPDKDNSWKLYQKWCKMDTHVRDCWITAGKTIQTFTKISNTKMQEVPRQQGGKTVVVRKIIRNGQPESPEKKEFKPDIKIKTEPTDNKGKVKLKPSIKPKEKTSDAGENNAESSGEEYAVEKILAKRFNPKKKVYEYLLKWEGYAHEHNTWEEVTHVSVTCKQLMDEFEQNLAKQKELKAQQVAKSINRANQMNMAQKIVKVDNSKAGPSSAAQAGRPMRSSKSKALDQVKQWCGSMKDEDNDLLGKRKIAFTDSDSDDDGGMGSVGNVNTIKRSKHDTSGDDDWTAESEEDKVVMGRSDVIQRAFSRANAQSNGSNRSSGPMTGTDLANSMLANKNIVNTKATNAQPQSNVYIVHRKDGIIKLDSSPTNKISVKGPNQSANSGVLMVQNRDGVMRKQIVSAGALHSNSITPVKVTSKADGTQVVTQMKVVPKSTPAKTGAVTAPKNEPIKIQPKPDPNQMQQIHLVTAVPSPLGIQTQRVTSAVRPTGQRTADGRPLLPRPAGIRSSTPSSSNVVSITQTRTPIRAPPPKQIIQQKRTTPTSTIVQVSSPNTLTSIKPKITVMNQQGKVIQKTVVSPAQATRPIIKTTPVSRNQSLITPQQKMMMARRKVAEQAGVLAKSGARGGSTTAARGGARPKGRLPDTTSTANKPKESKLAETDGLHMEFHEIESEESSSEGEPDFPPVPAEPAQPAEPDSPPRQFTLCPHTGRIIGPDGEPLDQPEPEPEPAPAPTPMAIVQVSATGTTVTADGIITSSSNANDNSAELVLPNLDSLTDATGGIVRVEMSPGGTTGTIVQANDPTPITLNAGVVVPGPDLPCLDDPSIEVQTTSTGGVVVNVPPIAMPETTAVTTTTVGVVPTVPATAVVTTATTTTTAEPTGLEAIPSTETAILPDVTKEEMITGSTEIATTEATTAGTNVKMEESGGLVTITGDDGVVYQVTGQAEDGQTLLVTRGPDGEQQCVYVTTEQQAGEDGSVLTLDHAVAEAVAQLMPDQVNLTPQFYVKEGTDGTVEGAEVGTADNQQMVMSIMDSTNTVVATGQEDSENQAQVVAQVIQADEPTPGGTRRVVLLLPDGNLMMTEVDEEQYAALELDK